ttacgttgagatattagtaaccatgttaaacataaacttccaaaatagcatattaaaatcggacttagcaatagtgcaaatgattaaatgactttaactcacagggattgggcgacctcctagctctcggtgcctcggttggagcgagccgaatgcatgatcatctaatcacggaaaataatttatcaaaactgaaacaatcgatcattaatcctaggtctagactcctaggatcgtataagaatctcgactcggagaattctCACCGAAAATCCCGGCAGAATCtaccctacaacacgaacattaccccccgtaaaaacgggtccaggacctgccagaagaacacttcaaatacttaacgattcaaacaataggagtcgggtccccaaacttcactatttccgactccgccacacaggaTAAAATACAAGGCGgggacaattattttgactcacaaaaatcattaaatactcaatataatccaatagacacaattaaaccaagaatttctaaaattaacgggccaaagaaaattacgaGGCGCTCGGTCGACTGCccgatttttcgatccgacacccgatcgtCCGAAGAAATTCTGCGGACGATCACGGCCGTCGGTTTGCAAACGGAGCCCGATCGCCCTGGCCGGTGCCATCGCTGAAGCTTGAgccgaggagagtcgggatacgcccttcgatcgtccatcctccgccggagctcgccgaaaaaCCGAAAACACGGCCGCCACCACTTCGCGAactctcctccggccaccaaaaccggccgctaaaaggaagctctctccaagggagtacgatcgccaccgagatcgaCCGGAAGGCCGGCCGCCACACGTCGCGCGATTCCGACGCGGCCACCGCCTCCACCGCCACCATCGTGCTCGCCTTCCGACGTCAACTAGTCCACCATGGACGCCACGcctctctctcctccctttcttcttcttccttctttcttttctctctccccgatttccattcctttcaatatcgacatttgacccttgaacttttccttattacaatttgatccctcaactttcttaattacttacaattccatcctgcagaatttcaatttaacccccaaacttctttttagcctttcaattaagcccctaactatttaatttgggccaaatacgaattattaaaaatacacaattacaaaaatacccctgaccgacatatttatttacaaaaataccaagctcacaaatttccattaaaaccctataaaaataacattatactttcaatccttattccaaaataaatttccaatttagtcctaacacacaattaaattaaataatcaatttccaactcaaaatttaatactactaatcaattataataccaatttttccaaaatttttttataaaaacatcctttataatttcttccaaaattttccaatatataatcttacttatataaatatgcatttgggaaaatttgaatagccaaaatataatcatttctcaaataatttatttgaataatttcttaaaatttcaaactaattgggtatagaaaataactcatttatttgattaatattaaatttttcattaaatcatttcaaattaaacccaataataatgaagctaaaattaacttaaataaaaactcattattaaatatataaaaattccgggtgttacagaCATCAAAAGTGATCTCCGAGAAAATCTCTAACCAAAGATCTCCACAAAATGTATGGAAGATGCCATTACCTTATTCCATACGATATTGACATTTGTGCAATAGGAAGAGCTAAAGATcacatagaaaaataaaaagaatgataTGTTGAGTATCATCTGAGTCTTCAGTTTGAAACTTATGGAGTGATATGTGTGACACATATTCACCTAAAGAGATCGCTTAGAAGACTATGAGATCGACCAAAGAACTATAAGATCACCCGAAAAACTATAAGATCTTCCACATATCACAACCCATGATCTCTATCAGTTATCATGGTCAAGCACCACattctccacttcttgaaaaataagAGATCATGTCTCCACCATTTAAGATACTTATTAGTATCCTTTTTGTACAGATCTCCCTAGTATAGATCTCCCAGCAATATATGTCTCCATCATCAGCTCTATCGTATAGGTCTCTATAACTTCACTTCAGCTCTTCAAGCAATATATGTCTAACAACGTCATTGGTGCGATGTACAGTTAAGCCCTAGCTtcgatatatatttatattctaagCCTTTAACTCGAAGCTTTTGGAGGGACATGTGATGGATACTTGTCAGAAaagatcaatccatgccaGTGGTAGAGACATAAGTACTCACACTCTCTATCACTTTGTAACAGATAGGTAACATTCACTTCACTATCTTATATTATCATGAATGCTATTTTTTAGGTATTTATTCTTTAAGCCTCTCATTATTAATAGGGAGAAGGAACACAAtctaaagaaaatatcattttcacTTACTTAAACACTTGTATATTTAGCCTTTATCAAGTATTAACTTGAGTATCGGAGTGGTCCTCCAAGCAAAATACCTAGGCACCATAATTCATTGTCTTTTACATGTTTCATTAAGAATAGCTCGCCTAAGCAGATTGGAAATTTTCAAATCACATCGATTACCAGTagaaactttttattttaaaattggcTCATTTGAACCCTCTTTAtaaagtttttctttctaaaatgtCTACCTATTAAATACGCTAGATTATAGCTTGTCGGTGGGCCAACCTTTGGTGGCTGTAACCACGACCTCAATCTCACCATCGCAtatttgttttaatctttaatttctatgTTTATTTTGGTTTGGTTGTAATTCTAGTTTTTGTATGGTGATTTGGTTAGTTCAGCCAATCTGTAGTACAATTCATGCCAGCTTTTTTACCAATCTCAATAGTGTAGGAAACCATTATTTAACGGTCATTGGTGGAGGAAAAATAGAAAGCTAGAATGATGTTGATATGCCTGAGAATAGGACTTTAGagatcaattttatttattttggttgtGTATCAATACCATAGGAAAGTCTTTGGTGATTTTGCCATGGTTAATTTTTGTTGTTATATGAGTTTAACAATATAGTTTATTAGAAATTCTACGACATCCAAGACTTCTCGTCTTTGGTGGGTAATCTTTAAGGCTCAATAATGCAACCTCCCCTCAAATTCAACATTCGATGCCTTTCTCTGTACTGTGATTACTATCTCTCTCTTCCAGCTGATGGCGATTGATGTGTCGATAATGATGAGTGCAGTTTTTAAAAAGGAGTagtttatttgtaattataaatGTCTTGTAAGTCTATAGGTTGACTCTGTCACAAGGTTTGTACATGGTAACATTGTGATTTCTAGAATTGAAGTTTAGTTTAAAACGCTTCGGAGTTTGGTTACCTTTCGGCCTTAGGTCCAATGAGTTTTATATAGTTAGGTTTGTACTAGAATGTTTTTCTATTGTTCTGGGCTTGAAGTCCGCTTACTACTAGCTCTTATTTTAATCGTTGAAATAATCTCCTATTAAATTCAAGAGCTTTTATACGGTGAACTCCGGACCTTGTGGTCCGGTTTAAGTACGCACATCCACTAGAGGCTGAcgcacattttattttaaaataatttatatttattaaacttgTAGTAAATGTTGATTAACtaatattcatttaataaattttgattgtttcataatttaaatattaaataataattatttgttatcttattttataaaaaaatatttataccacaatataaatatttatagtataattttaatttagtttttttatttactaactgtaagaatgatttaaattatatttatgttatattagttttaataaataatttattctatttacttataatatatgtatatatattaagttttgagatataaattttttgatatgtattattatattttgatacatacagtttttattttgataatttattttttaatataatttaaaattatgtataaagaagttaagaaaaatattagaaaatatttaacttattattattactaaaaataataaaaataattataaaatatataaaatcttatttaatttaatttataaattcaatttatttattatttaaaatcaaaataattacaacAGTCGTacaacatataaataaaaaaattaattttgatgaatattaaaaattactcaatatataattttttaatataatattaatttttatgatttatcctatcataattaaaaaaaaaaaactaaagaagCAATAACTGTTGTCCCCGCACGTATACAATGCAAAAGTGATTCAGGGTGCAACGCAATCCAATccaatctaatatatataaaatgaaaattttcactttcttataaatattaactaataaaaaatgattattttcttttttagtctgcaattgtaataataataactttttaaattttaatttttgcatgTACtgttttgtaattatttttatttatttaatcttattttcATATGATATTTCTTGAtatgttataaaattttgatttaatttgatattttttttttatttttctttatttacttatttaaattcattaataaattttgtattttattttatttttttataattcaattacttttttttgttgcttttactcattttaatccaagatttacttttatttatatcttttattttttctttccaggtattaattatagaaaagtctaaatattatataatttatggtttCTACCTAAAAACAGTCCTAgacaaaaaaatgaaaaactttattttaatagaaagGGATTGAagccatttaatttttttaaatcctactaactttttttttctctctatgctttaatactttaatttttttatttattttatattactgaaatttaattaataatgaataattaattgtatttgttcatacatattttatattgtataAAATTGGAGTTTAAGTATgaatgtttcatttttttatattttattgattttcatattatctatattagtttttaatattcaaatcaaaaatttataatttagataaataaagtCGAAATGATCAAAACAGATCGGAACCGGCTCAAAATCAAAAGCTGATCGAGATTGGTTTTTCTCAGCTAGAACCAGAACTATTAGTTTCAATTACAACTcgtaaagaaaaaatttatttttaattaattttttatttccaaAAATTGATTGGGTCAAGCTGGAACCGGAATCGGCTAGCCCTATTGTCAAACGTCTACTTTTATATAtgctataatatttattatatttatatttaatatgtaaattaatatcaatagaaaataTGCAACATATGTactatattaattatgtagtttatattagaaattataataatttagtaatataattattatataattatacaaaacGGAACCAGCGAGCTCACttaatttgatgatattgaAGCTATGTTGTTAATTATGTCTCACTACCTTTGTGTCTTTCTTGctatttctttctcttataCTATGGTTTTTCTGTTCTAATATATTATGCTGAGACTATTTTTCTCCAGTTTGATTATTTTGTTGATCCATCGGGGCAGAGAGTTCTTGCTAAGGATATTTAAGGTGAGATATGGAAGTTTAGGCATATTTATATAGACACCTAGGCATCTAAATGAACTAAGTCGACCCAAATCACTACAAGAAAttgcattaaaaaaaatgacgATAAGAATGTCATAAATTAGTACATTTTTCATCTCTAAAAGGAGATAATTATACCGATGGTCACTTAACTTATATTAAGTTTCATTTtaatcactttttttttttgtttcattaaaGTCATTTAACTTTAAGTTAGGTAACATAGTGGTCACTTGTTCAAAATTTGGTGGTTTATTTAtcgaaaaaagataaaatctcTAAATCTCTTAAATCTATAACATAGAATCTCTAAtgctagaaaataaaatctttaattttgaaGCTTTGAAGCGAAGTATTGaatctcaatttttaaaaattaatttcaatagaCTAGCATTATAGACAACTAGGAGAAAATACTATCATATACTGTAAATTTTACATACTCGTTATGTTCCAATTAGCAttcagatttaattaatttagtagaTACATACTCGTTTAGTATTCAAATTTTTGCATCAAATAGGAACTAATCGTTTATCTTCAAATAGACATATGGATATAtaagaaacataaagaaaatgatagcTTAAATACAAACAAGTgcaaaaatattactaattcAATGGTTGGGTgctctttcatttttcatttttccctttttttcttatttcttgttattattattatattttttttactttaaaaataatatatggataaaaataaataagaaaaagtaattaatattaattaattaagctgaaaaatgaaaatattattgtaataataataaaaagaaaacgatGAGAAgacaaggaaaaaaaaagctaCAGTTAAGATCTATTATGAAAACTTAGAGGATTTCTGAAACCTAAGTGTTTGAATTTAgattaagttaaaaatttggttaaatttatttaatgactAGGATAGTGATTTgccaattttttaaaacaggTGTAAATCTAAGATTGAATGCTTTAGACAAATCATTTTGTAGCGAATTAAATCAGCAGTGCTCAAATCTCTAACTCCTTTCTTGTTAAGGAACATCTACTAAGCAGGCAGATGGGTTTGTTGCGGGGATGACCCACTTCCTTTATTCCAATTGGCTCCATTTCTTACTAAAGATTTCATTTCAAGTTTAAAAGGCTTTCTATATTATCAGATATTTGGCATGAATAGGTTGCATTATTTCTTGAGGTTGAAATTTGCCTCAGTTTTTCCTTATATTTATGTTGATTGAATTCATCAATACTGAAATCATCGAGTTTCATTTTGGATAATATTTTTCGATTATTACCTTTGTAATTTGAAATTAATCGtgtttatttaaattcaataagtttagaaattatatgtTAATGTCGAAAACAAAAGTAGATattgcaagaaaaagaaaaaagaagaaacaattttGAGGAGTGTTTTTAATACTTGAATAGATTCCCAACAAAACCAAGCCCTTCATTTGAAAGATTCCTACCAATtgctaatttatatatacatatttcaATTGCAAAATTTTCCTCATGTCCAATTGAAACAATAACAAAAAACCCAAGAGAAGATGCCATTGTTAATCTTTTGTGTCTATAGTGCTTCAAAAGCAGCCACTGATGcaaaaatttcataatcttGACATCTGCATCCACTATCTTTGCAGCAACCACAGTCATCATTTTCCCACTTCCTCAACTTCCCATTTCTCTTCTCCATCGCCACCATTTCTGGCACTCTAACTCTCAATGCTATTTGCACTGAAGGAGGCTTAACGTCATCAGCAAGAACACTACAGTTCTTCTTTGAGACCATCATAACCCACTTCTCAATTTCCATTTTTGGTGATTCAAGAACTGTTTTCCATGGAATTTTAGCTCTACCTAGAAGTTGTGATCCTCCAATCTTACCAAGAATTGACTTTGTGTTCCTCCACCTCAGCTCAAAAACTACACTTTCTTGCTTCAAGTTGTTGATGGAATCTTGAGTGCCTAAGCACTCCAATGAGAAAAACTCATTCCAAAAGAGGTCGGATTTTGAGGAGGTTTCTTGGGTATTTATTTGGATTCTTTTGTTGTGTCCTGAAAAAAGATAGTATCTAACGAAAAGGTTTCCATGGGATTTGAGTTCTAAGTTCTTGGCTTGTACTATACTAATTTCACAGCTAAGAGATTGAGTTGCAACACCcattttcaagaaaatttaaaGGAGCAAAGCTTTTCTTGGTTAACTATGACAGAGGGAAAGATTAGAGTTGTTTTGGTTTCTTTGGTGAAGAGAAGTTGCAGATCATGGGATTGTATATATACAAGTGCACACATCACATATGCTTGCGGATCGAAAAACTGGTAGGAAAGTGGGATTTGCTTTAGAGGGTAGATGCTTCTATGTATGTAAAATAATGGGCATACAAGTGTAAGTTATAGTCACCCACCAATATCTCTGTTGCAGTTGAGTAATCATTTCAAGACAGGTTTAAAATATTGCCAAGAAATCAACATATGAGAATGTGGGGGAAGATTTTGCAGAATAAAAATAAGCCCTTGAGAATCATGAAGAGTTGGATTTATCTTGTATAAAATGACCCTTGCAAGTAGAGAAGTACTGGTATTGGGTTAGAGTAGTGAGTGccatatatacataatatatgcATAGTTGGGTTTGATCTTAGATTTTCTAGCTAGATTTAGTAAATAGTTTAGTAAAGTATACAGATACGCTTGCATGTATTAtggatttataaaatttgaatgctTTTACAACACACGGAAACACACTAgaagtttatttcttaattatataggTTCAACTTCAAGTAAGATTCTTGGTCAATAAAGGatattctttcctttttctgatTGGGTCAacgaatataaaataaaatagcttTTTCTgcataagaaaatgaaataaattaatgtttttttttgtattttttttttgcaataaacaaaattaaagttcttttttcattttaatccCCTCTAGTTTTTAAGAGATTTATTTTACCTGCCCTCGTATAAATTTATGGGTACGCTCCAGATAATGGTAaccttattaattaattaaacatgaaattttttaattataaaccTATTATTGGATTAAAGTCAAAAAATTGACtatccaaaataaaatcactactaatatattcataaatcaaGGGAAATAAAACAATTGATATTTAGGTTAAGGCAAGAGTATTTGATATTTGGAGGTGGaagttttaatttcaaatcctcatattcatattaattttacttatatacaAGTGTAAAAATATGTTTgttaaaagtttaaaagactataaaatttataataaaattaattattttttacactcattgtaaatataaaaattcatctGGTGCGGTGGAAAGAGCTTAAATCTAAAATGTTTTATTCTCAGAAGTAAAAATGCTCTTGCTCTCACTACTGTATTTGGAATTAAATATGCATTTCAATTAAGTTTAAGTTATTATAATATGGCACTAACTATTTATATGGTGGAAATAGTATAATAGAACAATCATGAAAATAACTTAGTAAAGTTACAtggcttaatattattgatttccTATGCGTACCGCGGGACTCCGAGAAAAATGACATGTACTTAAGAAAAATTGCttttaatgattataataataatattggtAATCATCTCTGTAATATGGGGAAGCTtttgtagaaaaatatgaacctaTAGAGTAAAatcacagctaataatttgagaaaataaaaataaagaaagataaaatacacaatagaacacacagatatacgtggaaaacccctaaacaaattagggtaaaaaccacgggcaatgatagaagaattttactataagaaaaaataataggagttacaaactctctatttataaaggagaaaacattaaaattctctctttataataggagaaaaataattgcttaactctctaatatttttctcttattttgggATACTTTAATAACAAGGTGaggcctctattatataggcttggaaAGTACCTCCAcattgttaacttagcaatgtgggagaaaATGCTCCTCAAATATCAACAATCTCCCACttgaagatttgattgaggATCAATCGGATCTTCACACCGCTCTTCTTCCTTGCCTTTCCATGCtgcttatacttttattaGGCCACTAGAGGATTGACACCAAATAAATTTGTCAGTGTTAACTGCCTTCGTCAAAAAATCTGCTAGGTTGTCTTTAGTATGAATTTTCCGATATCCACGTTGCCCTCTTCCACTTTTCACGAACAAAGTGATCTTGGACTCGTATGtgctttgactttgaatgaaAAGTTTGGATTCCTTCGCGAGATGCAAGGCACTGACCGTCATAGGAGGAATATGCTCTTGTTCGTGCCCGAGTTCctccatcatcattttcaaccaTACCGCTTCCTTACTAGCTTGTGTGGCTATACATTGTTGATGTCGCCACAACCGATCGCAGCTTTGATACCACTCACTCCGCCAAGAAGTGTGAACACATACCCTGTagtagatttacttttatcaaGATCACTGCATAATCCGAGTCAACATATCCTCCCGATAATAAAGTCCGATCCTCCATAACATAATGCAACATCCGAGGTTCCCTTAACATATCTTAGAATCCTCTTTATGACATTCCAATGCTTTCTACCGGGGATTCGTCATGTACCGACTTACTACTCCCACTGCATGTGCAATGTCCGGTCGTGTACAAATCATCGCGAACATTAAACTCCCCACTCGATGCATACGGTACTCGAGACAtttccatccttccttcttcaacGCTAGGACTCATAATCGGAGGATAATTTGAAACTAACAGGAAGTGGGGTAGAAATTGACTTACAATCTTGCATATTGAAGCGTCGCAAGaccttcttcaaataattttccGAGAAAGCCAAATCTTCCTATTGTTTCGGCTCTCGGTGAATTTGCATCCCTAGAATCTTGTTTACTGGTCCCAAgtccttcatttcaaattccctAGCCAACTGTGCCTTTAGTTCTTCAATATGATCTTTGTTGGGGCTCGctaccaacatgtcatctacataTAACAGTAAGATAACAAAATCACTTTTACCAAACCTCTTGGGAAATATGCACAGTCCGCATTAAGTCTGTTGTATCCAAGGCTCATGATGAAGGAATCAAATCTCTTATACCAACACCTCGGCTACCGCTTTAAACCGTATAGAGATTTGTTCAACCTACAAACCAAGTTCagctttccttttcttcaaaaccttcacggagcatataaatttcttccttaagATCTCCATGGAGAAAATATTTTCACATCTAGGCCGCTCTAGATGTAAGTCAAATGTAGCACACATCGCCAAGACTACTCGAACAGTTGTTAATCGAACCACAGGGGAAAATATTTCGTTGAAGTCAATCCCTCCTTCCGAGCATATCCTTTCACCACCATTCTTGCACGAAACGCTCCACTTGATCAtcactatttcttttgatcttaaaGACCCATTTGTTGCCAATGGCCTTTCTTCCCTTGTGGTAGTGGCACAAGCTCCCAAGTCTTGTTCTTATGTAGAGCTTCCATCTCTTCTTGCATTCGCCATCCATTGAGATGCATCCGAACTCGTTGCTTCTTGGAGAGTTTATGGCTCTCCTTCCTCGATTAGAAGACAGATGCGACATTCGCCTATATCATAATCTTTATGCCAGTTGGTGTAAATTTTATACGTTTTTCCTTTCCAAGTTCGACTTTTTAACTTGACCGGCTCTTCAAACTCAATTTGGTTCTTCCCTCTTTGTGCTCTGGTGCTACTTGGAAGAATCTTCTTCATAGACTTTCTTTCCACCCTGTATAGTTGTAGTCTccgaattttcttttgaagtgctATCATCTTCTCCCTTCAATTTATCTTCAGGAAGATTACATCCCTGCCGATTATAACCTTGTGGGCGTTAGGATCCCACAGCGATACCCTTCACACCATCGAAGATATCCCAAGAACAAACACTTCCTGGATTTTGGATCCAGCTTTGTAGTTTATTGGATATTATACATCACATACACAGGACTTCCAAATATATGGAGGTTTGAATAATCAACTGGCTTCCCAATCCACATCTCCATCGGTGTCTTTTGTTCAATTGTTGTAGATGGAGACCAGTTAATCACATAACAGGCGGTGTTAACTGCCTCAGCCCAGAATGCCTTATTTAGGCCTGCAGCTCCCAACAATGCTCTAGTTCTTTCTAGCAGAGTTCTGTTCATCCGCTCTGCcactccattttgttgaggAGTGTATGCCGTAGTGAACTGTCTCTTGATGCCTTCTTGCTTGCAAAAGCTATTAAATTCATGACCTGTGTATTCTCCTCCATTATCTGTCCTTAAACACTTGATCTTATTGCCTGAATCAAGTTCAACCCGCGCTTtgtaagttttaaaaattacaaatacatCTCCCTTGCTCTTGATTGGATACACCCAACATCTCCTTGAGTAATCATCGATGAAGGACACAAAGTACTTAGCTCCTCCTAGTGATGAAACCGGTGCTTGCCATACATCAGAGTGAACTAATTCTAGAACATCCTTGCTTCTAGAATTGGATGTATTGAACTGTAGTCGATGCTGCTTGCTTGTTATGCAATGCTCACAAAAGGGTAATGACACCTTTGTGAGACCAGGAAGTAGATTTTTCTCAGCAAGAATCTTCATGCCTTGTTCAAACATATGTCCAAGCTTCTAATGCCACACCATTGCAGATCTCTCGCTTAAACTACTTGGAAGCAATGATGCTTCCCGCTTCATGCAGTCTcccaaaaatatatacaaattagcagcaattttttctcctttcataaTTACAAGCGCTCCTCGGCTAATCTTCATGATTCCTTTCTGAACTTTGATAATGCAATTAAGATCATCCAGCTGTCCCAGAGATAACAAATTCTTCTTCAGACCTTCCACATGTCGCACTCCTTGAATAGTGCGGACTGTACCGTCATGCATCTTCAACCTGATAGTTCCAATGCCAGGCATTATCTTCACAACTATACACAGATCCTCCTAAGATAGGTTCATAATGATGGAACCACTCTCTTCAAGAGGTCATGTGATAAGTTGCTCCTGAGTCAAGAAGCCATACATCAGCAAATCTCTTCCTGCTTTCAGTTGATATTGCTGCTTCACAGCATAATACATTTCCATCATCCGAAGTGCATGCCACATTCCCTTGAGGATTGGAATTCTTTAAACTCCAACAATCCTTCTTCAGGTGACCTTTCTTACCACAATTGtagcatttataattcttcttactctttgattttgatctaCCATGATTGTGACTCCCACTTGGACCACGTTCTGTTGATCTCCCTCTCATCACCATCAAGGCTTCCACTTGTTGTGAACTTGCCTGCTTGTCTTCCTTGTTTCTTCAccgattttcttcttcaagaatagCGGCTGCTATATCATCAAAGACTAGAATTTCGATAACAGCATTATTTGTCAAACTGATGATGAGTTGATCATACGAATCAGGTAGACTTTGGAGTAGAAGTTCTGCACGTTCTTGTGACTCTATTTTATAGCCCAACGATGTGAGTTGAGAAAATAGAGTATTTAAGACATTAAGATGCTCTGTCACTGAAGTAGATTCTGACATTCTTAAGGTGTAAAGTTTCCTCTTAAGGAAAATTTTGTTGTGTAATGACTTGGCCTCGTACAGTCTAGTGAGGTGGTCCCAAATCTCCTTTgccgttttcttttcttctatgcTGGACAAGATCCCATCTGCAAGTGCTAGATGAAGGTTTGCAATAGCATTCCCATCCATCTCGTTCCACTTATTATCATCTGTGAGTGTTGTCGGTCGTTCACTGATAGCCGCaagacaattgtcttttctcaatacagcatttatctttaattttcacAGTGAGAAATTACTCCCGTTGAACttttcaatctcaaattttGCCGCCATTGCTTCTATCACAAACGGTACGTTTTAGCTTGTAAAATGAACCGCAGTAATGAACACAACTCACTAGGTAAGTTCCCAG
The sequence above is drawn from the Ricinus communis isolate WT05 ecotype wild-type chromosome 7, ASM1957865v1, whole genome shotgun sequence genome and encodes:
- the LOC8269055 gene encoding uncharacterized protein LOC8269055, coding for MGVATQSLSCEISIVQAKNLELKSHGNLFVRYYLFSGHNKRIQINTQETSSKSDLFWNEFFSLECLGTQDSINNLKQESVVFELRWRNTKSILGKIGGSQLLGRAKIPWKTVLESPKMEIEKWVMMVSKKNCSVLADDVKPPSVQIALRVRVPEMVAMEKRNGKLRKWENDDCGCCKDSGCRCQDYEIFASVAAFEAL